The Solibacillus sp. FSL W7-1464 genome contains a region encoding:
- a CDS encoding catalase, giving the protein MTNERLTTITGAPVVSNDDVQTAGRRGPILLQDVFLIEKLANFNREVIPERRMHAKGSGAFGTFTVTHDITKYSKAKIFSEVGKKTEMFARFSTVAGERGAADAERDIRGFALKFYTEEGNWDMVGNNTPVFFFRDPLHFPDLNHVVKRDPKTNMHNGNSNWDFWTSLPEALHQVTIVMSDRGIPNGYRKMHGFGSHTYSMINEAGERVYVKFHFRSQQGIENLTGAEAAEIIGKDRESSQRDLFESIEKGDFPKWKMYIQVMTEEQARNSKDNPFDLTKVWYKSEYPLIEVGEFELNRNPENYFADVEQAAFAPSNVVPGISFSPDRMLQARLFAYQDATRYRLGVNHHQIPVNTPKCPFMVYHRDGQGRADGNRGAAITYYPNSYGALQGQTQYKDPALALDGPADIYDFREDDNNYFEQPGKLFRLQTPEQQQRLFETTAAEMNGVEEFIKRRHILHCYLADPAYGEGVAKAMGLSLDGMDLSNPYANAVSMY; this is encoded by the coding sequence ATGACAAATGAACGTCTAACAACAATTACTGGGGCTCCAGTAGTATCAAACGACGATGTACAAACAGCCGGTCGTCGTGGCCCAATTTTATTACAAGATGTATTTCTAATTGAGAAATTAGCAAACTTTAACCGTGAAGTAATTCCTGAGCGTCGTATGCACGCAAAAGGTTCAGGTGCATTCGGTACATTTACTGTAACGCATGACATCACAAAATATTCAAAAGCAAAAATCTTCTCTGAAGTTGGTAAGAAAACAGAAATGTTCGCACGTTTCTCAACTGTAGCAGGTGAGCGTGGGGCGGCTGATGCAGAGCGTGACATTCGCGGTTTCGCATTAAAATTCTATACTGAAGAAGGTAACTGGGATATGGTTGGTAACAACACACCTGTATTCTTCTTCCGTGATCCATTACACTTCCCGGATTTAAACCACGTTGTTAAGCGTGACCCAAAAACAAACATGCACAACGGTAACTCAAACTGGGATTTCTGGACTTCATTACCAGAAGCTTTACACCAAGTAACAATCGTAATGTCTGACCGTGGTATTCCAAACGGCTACCGCAAAATGCACGGATTCGGTTCTCATACTTACTCAATGATCAACGAAGCTGGCGAACGCGTTTACGTGAAATTCCACTTCCGTTCTCAACAGGGTATCGAAAACTTAACAGGTGCAGAAGCTGCTGAAATTATCGGTAAAGACCGTGAATCTTCACAGCGTGACCTATTCGAGTCAATCGAAAAGGGCGATTTCCCGAAATGGAAAATGTACATCCAAGTGATGACTGAAGAACAAGCTCGCAACTCTAAAGACAACCCATTCGACTTAACAAAAGTTTGGTACAAATCTGAGTACCCACTAATTGAAGTGGGAGAATTCGAATTAAACCGTAACCCGGAAAACTACTTCGCTGATGTTGAGCAAGCTGCATTCGCTCCATCTAACGTTGTACCTGGTATTTCATTCTCACCAGACCGTATGTTACAAGCGCGTTTATTCGCATACCAAGATGCAACTCGTTACCGTTTAGGCGTTAACCATCACCAAATTCCTGTAAACACACCAAAATGCCCATTCATGGTATATCACCGTGATGGACAAGGCCGTGCTGATGGAAACCGTGGTGCAGCTATTACTTACTATCCAAATAGCTATGGCGCATTACAAGGTCAAACACAATATAAAGACCCTGCATTAGCTCTTGATGGTCCAGCTGACATCTACGACTTCCGTGAAGATGACAACAACTACTTCGAGCAACCAGGTAAATTATTCCGTCTTCAAACACCGGAACAGCAACAACGTTTATTCGAAACAACTGCTGCTGAAATGAACGGTGTTGAAGAATTCATCAAACGTCGTCATATTTTACACTGCTACTTAGCTGATCCAGCATATGGTGAAGGTGTAGCGAAGGCAATGGGTCTTTCATTAGATGGTATGGACCTTTCAAACCCATACGCTAATGCGGTAAGTATGTACTAA
- a CDS encoding SLC13 family permease — translation MQLTLTFIILAVTIILFTTNRLRADLVAVMALLSFVILNILTPAEALAGFSNSVVIMIAGLFVVGAGILRTGLAGMAGNLLLKWSGDNELRLFILLLVIVAIVGAFMSNTGTVALMLPIVVSIAISIKVSPSKFLMPLSYIASMSGLMTLIASPTNLIASQTLVDHGFEKLGFFTITPIGIIATITVIIYLVLVRNVLLPNEENRSQSSAGYKLSPKKIAKEYDLHDKLFRVVVSEHSTILEQKLADLKLPATYHIYIMKIKRGAAQEGINLRPMTYQELAGPTSVIHVGDELYVQGLADDVARFAHDFALTVQPFEDHAKELVTKKIGVAEVLLTPQSRLIKETVSKIGFREKYNLNILGINRKGDYLLKNMADQKLRFGDAILVQGTWDEIELLSRETHDVVVVGQPRELAGAIAANGKAPIAGIIMLLMIGLMVFEVFDAVIAVLIGAVLMIITGCLRNMDDAYSKMNFESIVLVAAMLPMATALEKTGGMTILAEGIISMLGEFGPYGVLMGVYLLTVVFGQFVSNTATAVLFSPIAITAALAMDANPYTFMIGVATAASMAFATPIASPTNSLVLTAGGYKFMDFVKVGVPLQIIMFIIMMIAVPLLFPF, via the coding sequence ATGCAACTTACATTAACTTTTATCATTTTGGCAGTTACGATTATTTTATTTACGACAAATCGATTGCGGGCAGATCTTGTAGCAGTAATGGCATTATTATCATTTGTTATATTGAATATTTTAACACCTGCTGAAGCGCTGGCAGGGTTTTCGAATTCTGTAGTCATTATGATAGCAGGATTATTTGTTGTCGGGGCAGGTATTTTAAGGACGGGTCTTGCAGGAATGGCAGGAAACCTTCTATTGAAATGGTCAGGGGATAATGAGCTCCGTCTATTTATTTTATTGCTTGTTATTGTCGCGATTGTCGGGGCATTTATGAGCAATACAGGTACGGTCGCATTAATGCTGCCGATTGTTGTTTCGATAGCAATCAGTATTAAAGTGAGCCCGTCCAAGTTTTTAATGCCGCTATCGTACATTGCGAGCATGTCGGGGCTGATGACATTAATTGCATCGCCGACAAACTTGATCGCTTCTCAAACACTCGTTGATCATGGCTTTGAAAAGCTGGGATTTTTCACAATAACTCCAATCGGAATTATCGCGACAATTACCGTCATTATTTATTTAGTGTTAGTACGCAACGTGCTGTTGCCGAATGAAGAAAACCGTTCGCAGTCAAGTGCGGGGTATAAGCTTTCTCCAAAGAAAATAGCCAAGGAGTATGATTTGCATGATAAGCTGTTCCGCGTTGTCGTTAGCGAGCATTCGACAATCTTAGAACAAAAGCTTGCTGATTTGAAGCTTCCGGCAACCTATCATATTTATATTATGAAAATAAAACGCGGTGCCGCGCAGGAAGGGATTAATTTACGGCCGATGACGTACCAGGAGCTGGCGGGTCCGACAAGTGTTATACATGTCGGCGATGAGCTGTATGTTCAAGGTTTGGCCGATGATGTAGCACGGTTTGCCCATGATTTTGCATTGACTGTTCAGCCGTTTGAAGATCATGCGAAAGAGCTCGTTACGAAGAAAATCGGTGTAGCGGAAGTATTATTAACACCGCAATCACGTCTTATTAAGGAAACTGTCAGTAAAATCGGGTTTCGTGAAAAATACAATTTGAACATTTTAGGAATCAACCGTAAAGGTGATTACTTACTGAAAAATATGGCCGATCAGAAGCTGCGTTTCGGTGATGCGATTTTAGTGCAGGGGACATGGGATGAAATAGAACTGTTGTCCCGCGAAACGCATGACGTGGTCGTAGTGGGGCAGCCGCGTGAATTAGCAGGGGCCATTGCCGCAAACGGAAAGGCACCGATTGCCGGTATTATTATGTTGCTAATGATCGGACTTATGGTGTTTGAAGTGTTTGATGCGGTAATTGCTGTATTAATCGGGGCTGTTCTTATGATTATTACAGGCTGTCTGCGCAATATGGATGATGCTTACAGTAAAATGAACTTCGAAAGTATTGTGCTTGTAGCGGCAATGCTTCCGATGGCGACAGCGCTTGAGAAGACAGGCGGGATGACGATTCTCGCAGAAGGTATTATCAGTATGCTCGGGGAATTCGGGCCATACGGTGTATTGATGGGGGTTTATTTACTGACAGTTGTTTTCGGGCAATTTGTCAGTAATACGGCAACAGCGGTACTGTTTTCGCCGATTGCCATTACTGCAGCACTTGCTATGGATGCGAACCCGTATACATTTATGATAGGGGTAGCAA